The genomic window tttgttggagaagaatcctatgtgttttgttttgatcctttcaattttgtttgttttttcatagtCTTGCTAATTGGTACTATATATAGTactgtgtgttttgtgttatattttctttataatatgAACAATTAgctgttatttttgtttgacttaATCGAAAGCCAAGATGTAGCCATTATAAAATACACTATATTTCGTATTACTATAAAAAAGTTAAGTTGCAAATTAGtcactttttaaaacttaattgGAAAAGTAGTCACTttactattcataatttgcaaaatagtTACTTTTCACTGTTTGATTCGTACACTTAGATTGTACACCACTTTTAGTGTacaaatgtatataaaaaatacacaGCGTACACTTTACATTTGTACACTAAAAGTGATGTACAATCCAAGTGTACGAATCAAACAGTGAAAAGTGACTACTTTGcaaattatgaatagtaaaatGACTACTTTCCtaattaagtttgaaaaaatGACTATTTTGCCAATACACCCTAATTTTTAAGGCTACACGTTTTAGTTATACTAATTACTATGTCaattatatactattttttttttgtaattttatattgtaCCTTATGTAGccatattttccaaaaacCGTTTACTGATACACGAAAGAGATTATTCTATTAGGCTTGAAAAAGCCCATTATTGGTTTGGGCCTTTTCGCATCTTTCGGTACTTACGGAAATTACTAACTTACCCATTGTGGTTTTAatcactctttcttcttcaagagtcTGTCTCTCTGTGCAAGCTTCGTCACAcgcataaaccctaaaaatcgAAATCAAAGACCCAATCTCTATTTGTGAAACCATGGATCCATTATCAGTCCTGAAAGAATTCACAATCCGAGGAGACATTGATAAAATCGAGAGAGTTGGAGCTAATTACAGATTCGGATCGGAATATTCGTTTCCATGCGCGACGGAGACTGCGTACCGATCAAAAAGTGGAAGTCTCTACACACTAGAAGCATTAGTACACTACGTGAAGAATCAACAACTGAAACATGGAGAGTATATGCAATCAACAGTCAAAAACTCAGTCCCGGCGGTTACTTTACCAGATCGGAAACCTCTCCTCGATTACCTCACCGGAAGAGTCGCTTCTTCAGATTCTATTGATTTCCTCTTGCTTCAACAGCAAAACGCACAGAGTCAGAAGCAGAACGAAGAGTATCGACCAGATCAAGACAATTCAGCTTTTGTATCGCGCGAAAACGCGATTGCAGATATGGAGGTTGAAGATTTCGGTAAATCCGGTGAAGATGTTGATTACATTATGCTGATTCGATCCAACGAACGTCCATTGAAGAGCCGTGACGCGATTCTTCAGTGTAAGAATCGAGATTTCTATAGTGTGCTGGTGAATTCTaccaagagagaagaagagagacagagGATTGAGTCTCATCAGAGGAAAGATGGATTAGTTGCTAAGAGTAGGTTAATGGGAGCTGAAGAAAGAGGTATTGTAGGGTTtagtagtggtggtggtgatgataaTGGTTATGATGCTAATCCTAAATCTAAGCTTCATTTTAAAGCTGGGAAGATTGGTGAAGGTGTGCCGATTATTCTTGTCCCGAGTGCGTTTCAGACTTTGATTACTATATATAACGTTAAAGAGTTTCTTGAAGATGGTGTTTATATACCTAATGATGTTAAGGCTAAGGAGATGAAGGGGTTGAAGCCTGATTGTATTACGGTTCAGAAGAAGTTTAGTAGAGATAGGGAGAGAGTTGTGACTGCTTATGAAGTTAGGGATAAGCCTTCTGCTTTGAAGCCTGATGATTGGGATCGTGTTGTTGCGGTTTTTGTATTGGGGAAGGATTGGCAGTTTAAAGATTGGCCTTTTAAGGATCATGTTGAGATATTCAATAAGAGTAAGGAAATATGATTGTTGGAGTATTAGATGCTGAAAAGTTcaaatcttttggtttttgttttgagtggTTTTAGCTGACAGTTTGTCTATTGTTTGCAGTTATTGGATTCTTCTTGCGGTTTGAAGATGATAGTATCGAATCAGCCAAGACGGTGAAGCAGTGGAATGTAAAGATCATCTCGGTGAGAGATTTGAcaccttttttgtttgctgTTATGTTAGAGTTATCATTGAGATATGATTTAACTGAAACAAGGAacttcttttgtgttttttgaaCTAATCAGATTAGCAAGAATAAGCGGCATCAAGACCGAGCTGCTGCATTAGAAGTCTGGGAAAAACTCGAGGAGTTTGTGCGATCTCGGTCGCATTCTTAGTACCTAAATTGTTGTATCatctttcatcattttttcttctgtaacattatatatataacatagtGACAACAAAGTTGTTGTGCAATGTGGTGGTTTTCAATTAATGATAAATCGAAACTGTTCATTAGCTTTGCTTCACGTCTCTTGGTCTTTTGGAAGGTGAATTAAGATCAATATATTATATCTTATTGCTAAGATTTGCATCATCTCCATTCGATTACAAACAATCAATGCCTATTCAACGCTTAGAGAAGGGCAGAGAGCCTGCATTGCATTCACAGGATTTAGAGACTTGATACTTTCTGGTTCTTAAATGTGGCAAACGTTTGCAAAAACTGTGAATGGGGGTAGTATGCGAAGAACACAAGCCCTCAtggtcatcttcttctcgttttcttgttgttgttacagGTTGAAGTTCTTTAGATGATGTTTCAGGGAGACTAGCGGTTCTTAATTCAATTATCTTCAGCTCTAACTATGGTGAGGAAGTTTCTTACTTTCATTTAGCTTGTGCTGTAAAGACTCCGATGATCAAACCATGGCTCTTGTCAACTAAAGTTTGAGGTATGGAAACAAACGTAATGCATCATTTCACATGTTTCGGCTCTTGTTCATAACGAGAGAGGAAGTATTGATCTCAAATTCTCTCTTGTACCTTTTATTAAATGCAGTATTTGATTTTAACTTATCAGGATTCTTGCTTTTCGTATGTGAATAGTATGTGCGCGTGGTTCCGGTGTGGATATTGCTGTCTTCTGTTGGTTTCTTCCCATTGCATATAGCGGTTGAAGGTTGGTTCTTCTCATATCTAACTTGAAAAGTTTATCCCTCATAAGGTTTCATGTTTCATAATTAAGGCTAGATTGTTGCGTGCCGCCTAAAGTCTGTCATATTCTATAGGATGTTTTGTTTCATGCAAAGTGAAACAAGTCTTTGGGATATCTTTTTCTATTTGCCATCTCTGGCTCTTGAGTTTTGAACCCAAAACAGTTAGATTGCTGCCATCTAAACTTGATATTTGTTGAGAGAGCTAAATGGTCTGTTCTTCAAACTGTGTTCTGGAAAGTAATGTTTATTATAAAAGGTAAAGAGATCCAAAATGCTCTCCGTTGGTACAACAAAGCAATATCACCCGGAGAGTAGGGATTTACAGAGCATAAAATACATCACACAAAATCACAACGAAATGTGAATAAATAGGGACAAATAAAGAATGCAATCTGAGTGGCACAAAAGCGTATGGGAAAATAGTAACTCAGAAGATTGCCATGTAGGAAACCGCGGAGAAGAAGGCAATAAGAGGAAATGAGAACTTGATAGAGCTTCCATCAGACGATGGGGGTCCGTCTCCTTCTCCTACTGGTACGGTTTTCGATCCATTACCTGGTCCTAAAATAAATTCCCGATATGGATGCATTAGATAACATAAAGACTGTATTGAAATTggtgtttcttctttatatctGTTTTAAGTCATTTACCTGAAGAGTTTGGTGATTCTGCAGGAGAGTCAGAAGTagaaccaccaccaccaccacctgcaAAAACAGAATTCCGCGTAAGATTCGCAAGAACTAGGATTGGAACAATCTTCACTAACCTATGTTTTGAAAGTCTTACCGGTATTACAGCGACTGACAGGAGGAGTCTGAACATTACAAGCCCTAGGCAGACCAAGAGCTTGTGTTTGGTTAACATTGATCCCAAGCTGAGAGCCTCCACCGTTAAGGACTTGACACAAACAGTCAGGAGAAGACTGGACTACTCTACTCAACTGATTACAGCATTGCTGATTAGGAGAGGTAGAGTTTCCAGTTATGTAGTTGAGACACGGCGACATGCTAATCAACGCGTTTGTGCAGCTTGACTGAGCAGAGACCATTGTAGAAGACATCACAGCCATAAAAACTGTAAGGAACACTAAACCCATTTccattttcatgttttcttgaagatgttgtgtttgaagaagaatccttttgagtttgttttgttggtttttgttatgtttgatttgGATATTGTGGAGTCTTTTGATGGTATAAATAAGGAATTGAGGAAGCAAAGGTGGCTTAATTTGGGTGACCAACTCTTTCCTACTTTtctaacagtttttggtttgttttgttcagaTTCGGACAAAATGATGAGTGTTGTGTTGTGAACAGAGAACTGGTCCGTTTGTAATATTTGGGGTCGGTGGTCTTTGTGACGGTCTAGGCTTTGGTTGTTGAACTACTTCCTTTGATTAAGGTTTATGGAGTTTTGCTATATCTACACAATAATacataattgttttgtattattgaCTTGACCAATAACAGGTGTCGAAAATTCTCAGTTAGTACATCATCTTTTACAAGTCTTTTGACGTTCTAGACCAAATTATGttgatttttgaatcaatGGTGAGTTATTTTAGTCATCTGGTTGCCGTGTTTTGAAACTAAGAAAAGTTGAATTATATAccgtaaagaagaagataatactAAAAATCCGAATACGACCTACAATGAAACTAAGAAAATCAGTAGCCAAGAATGATTTTGAGTCAATGGTACTAAATGgcaaaaaacattacaaactAAATAAATGACTTTTGGTGGACGTCTAATAAAGTAATAGCAATGAATAAAAGTAAAGATTTTGCAATAGAGTCTTTCATTTAATTGTAAATGGATGTCTTGTTAACcaaacaatattttgattgttttcatTGCTATGTGCTTTATTGAGAGGATGAGAGCACATGCATGTCTTGTTTTGTAAGCTGTacctttttttgtcataacTCAACATGATAGTAATGGAATGGAATCTCTTTGATCTCTTGTTAAGTtaccaaaacagaacaacCGTGAGAGAGTGGTTCATCTAATACAATAACAAGACATGTATCTACCACAATCCTCACATACACATGTACGCATCCCATTGGCCAATTCACTTCCACCAACGACCCcaattaacaaaaaccaaCATGAGTTAGTTATTAGTAGTTGACCTATACTCACTTCTTTTATCTTCCCTCCACTCTCTCCAATctataaaaccaaatccaacAATTGCTTCCTTCTCATCACActtcaaacacaaaaccacAAAGCTTTAAACTTCCAAAAGAatacaacaaacaatcaaAGCTTAATCTATCCAACAATGTCGAAGATTATTTCCCTTGTGGTGGCGATGATCGCAGTGCTAGCTTTGCCGATTCGTGGTCAACAACAACCTCTAAGCCAATGTACTCCATCAATGATGACCACCGTGAGTCCTTGTATGGGCTTCATAACCAACAGTAGCAGCAATGGAACTTCGCCGTCGTCTGATTGTTGTAACTCGCTGAGGTCTTTGACCACCGGAGGAATGGGATGTCTTTGTCTAATTGTCACTGGAACTGTTCCTTTCAATATTCCTATTAACCGCACAACCGCTGTCTCACTTCCCCGTGCTTGTAACATGCCTAGAGTCCCTCTTCAATGCCAAggtaaataaaaccaaatcattcCCCTCTAATCATTACATTTAATAAACTTGCTTGAATCTATTATCTAACAAATGTTTTGATCTTCCATCTTTTTACAGCCAATATTGCTCCAGCTGCTGCTCCTGGTAAACAATCAATGACATTATTATCTCAATTAATCACATAATTGGTTTCTTGGAAGATAAACTGATATAAAAAATTCTGTTTTGGTAATAGGACCTGCTGCTACATTTGGACCATCGATGTCTCCAGGACCAGAGACGGATCCAATTGTTCCAGAGCCAACTCCGGCAGCTCAGACACCACAGTCTGATACAACCCGACCATTTACACCATCCGTCGACGGTGGAGCTCCAACATCAGACGACGGAGGAAGCACCAGTCGACCTTCTGAGACTCCTTCATCCGCCTACGCACTCTCaccatctcttctcttcttcagcaTCGCCCTCGTAGCTCTCAAATTCTACTGATgattccttttgtttctttgcatTCCTTATGTGATTTGATTTATGCATCGTTGATTATAGAAAGAAACCATTTATTTGGTCATTGCTTTGTGGAATAAGCTTTTGTGTATACTGTTCTCTGTTTCGAGTGagatttattttgtgttgttgaaGTAATACATCATCATTTTTATGGAATCGCAAACACTATTGATGCTCAACGATTAAAAAGTGTCAAAACACTAACTCCCGActtaaaatcaaaagcaaatgtCACAGACACATAACATctgaaaaccaaacacaaaaccaacTCAGACAACAGCAGTTGTGACATCCTTTACGGACTGACGCCAAGCGTAATCACGAGCTCCATCTTTGTCAACAATCTTGATCACAAAGTTTGGTGGTGCAACAACGAGTCTTGACCGGATCTCAAGTATGCATTTGTCAACTAgttcaatggcttcttctaCAGACATGTCACTGCGGTAATGCCTGTCCATCGTGGAGAGGGAGAAGTAGGAGCCGTAACCAAAAGCTCCCTTGTCGACTTTGTGAAGAGTTGCAATGTAGTCGATGTAGTAAAGTGATGCACCAGACTCATCGTCATAGCCAGCCATCAGGATATTCACCGAATACGGATTCTGATTCAATGGAGCATAAAGAAAACACACAGAGATATCTCAAATTTTCCGCCATCAATAATAAGTAGCCAATCATAAACAAGGAAATCCAGAGCAAAGGCCATATGAGTTTATCAGCAACCTTAATGTTATCATAACCACAACATCACAGAGGGAAGCTTCAATTCAAGCTTTACAATATCATTCTTACAAACTTAAAATTGCTTTAACATTCAATTATCACAGGCACATAAGGcttaagataaaaaaacataaattcatAAATCTCGCATAGTTCTATGACCACAAGACCAAATAACCAAAACCGTTCCCTAATGGCAGagctaaaagaagaagaagaagaagagcttacCTTCCTCAAAGCAGTAGCGAGCTCTCCGCGAGTGAAATTGGCAGCAGCGGCGGTAGTCAACGGGATTCCATTTCTGAATTTGTACAAGGACACATTCTTCTGAACGTACTCCGTAAACTGAACCCTAATCAATCCCAAAATCCGAAGACAGTCAAAATTACTACCTCCACCGCTAAATTACAGAGctacagagagagagaagagtatCGGAGGAGGAAATTACCGGTCACCAGGCTCGCCACTAGCAGCAACAAGCTTGTGTGAGTCAAGTACCATGATCTTGTCTTCGTTGTTTTTGTGAAGAAGGATACTATGAACCGCCGATGTATCAGCAGCAACGATGGCGAATCCATTCCCAACAAGACCGAATACACACTCCATCTTCCGTCTACAGATCCGGCGTTGTGAGAGAGAGCTTATTAAAAAGCGTCTTGGAGAACAAGCCTTGTTCGTTTTTTACTCTTACGGAGAAGAAGGATGATTGGGTAAATTCCACATGATCTCAGGGGTATTTTAGACATAAGCTAAAAAATACGAGCTATTGCATGAAATGGGCTTTTGTTATAAGGCCCATTTATTgtcattgttttggttttaacttgGTCGGTTTGATGAGATTAGATATTGTGATGTATACCGTTGCTACCAGAAACCTACCAGTCAAAGTTGGGGTTGGCTTGACTTTGTGTCATTAGCTAAACTCCGGGGAGGCTTATTTGGACAAAGAAGGCTCTTTGAAAGTAGAAGTCGAATTTAAAGTTGTTTCTACCACCAAATACTCTCCATGAAGATATCTTCAACACCATTAGTTTTCATTATCAGCTAGCTATTTACttttggtcctttttatatattgtttattaagactttcgtttttaatttttttatgtgaagattttgagaaaaaaatggattgaTTTGAGGTTTATTGCATCGTTAAATAAAAGTTAAGGAAGtaacaaaatcttctttttttgttcacctGTTTGTCGAAAAGATCCACACCATAACCAAACCATCCGGttatgttatttataaaacagAGCCgtcacaacaaaaacaatggcTCAAAAAATTCGATAGACACAACTGTATCTAacgttttctttcttagaCTCTAAACGGATTCTCAAAATCCGaaaaatttgaagaatatTGATTGGAACCATATATGGCTCGCGTCTCTCTGGAGTTTGTTTATGGCTAGGACTCGTAGCCATCAACAAGTGAGACTAAAGTAAATGGATGACTTGTGAGACTATTTATGGGTTCACAAGTTAGTATAAAAATTCGGATATAGACATAGCTGATATAGATAACATGCATTAAATTATGGGTTATAACTAAACCGTTGGTTTTATTAAAACTGtcacataaaaatttacaacTCAAGAAACCAGTACATAGAAGTTACATGCAGAGCGTTACCATATTTTATTGCATATCTTCACAAAGATTATATTAAACTCTTAAACTCTTTCCTTTCTTAGGACTGTAAAAAAGCATTTTCAAAAACCAGCAAAGTCTAAGATTGATTGAAACGATGGCTTGTGTTTCTCTGGAATTTGTTGTTGGCTACGACTCGTAGGTGCAAAGTAGGAATAGTTTTGGCTCGTGAACAGTTTCTCCGCGACTTTACTTCCAACACCAAAGGTTACCCTAGTTGCCGCCGGGTTGAGGTTGCTCAGCAAATTCTCTTCCCCTAAACCCAACCAAACAATATACCTTTTAGAGTGGgagaaactcaaaaatataattttagagAACTATCTGTTGAAACCCTTTTCTTTACCTGCAAGGAACGTTCTTTTGCTGTTGGTCGCATAAATACCAAACCCTACCGCGATAAAGTCTTGATCTTGCGAGAGTATAGTGAATGGATGACCTGCCGGAACGATAAAAACTTCGCCTTTACACACTCGTGACACAACTTTGTGTACGTTTTCActcatatcttcttcttcttcttgtccttGTCCTGGCCATTGTTGTTGCCCTCTTTGGAATTTATAAGGAGTAGCCATCTCGAAGCGGGCACAACCATTCTCCACAAACGTTACAAATGTGGTCTTAGAGTTAAAATGAGGAAGGAACAAGGATCCCTGCATGTATTACACAACCCGATTTTTCGATTAGCTAGTAATTAAACCAATTGATACATCATACCACAAGATATAAGAATTTTTGAATGTAAACCTGTGTCATGTTAGCCCAAGCGGCGGCTATGTGAAGGTCTTGCAGTTGATTATAATTCTTAGGATGTGCCTCGTGGAAATGACCAAAGTCGTTGGAGTAGATTGGATCTATTGCAAAGAGATTGAAAGGAGTCCACAACGTTCTTAGGTCTTTGTCTtcctccttttcttttttggctttgtgtttgtttgaaGGAGATGTAGCGTGCTCAGCAAGTTCCTTGATTTGGTCTGGAGAAATTCTTCGGATAATCCCTTGACCAATTTCTTTTGATCTCGTAACCAATCTCCCTAGCAATTCTTCCGGCAcctataccaaaaaaaataaattcttccAATCCTTAGTATGTGCCTGATTTAATAAGAAATTCATAACATGTTCTAGGGAAGAATAGCA from Arabidopsis thaliana chromosome 3, partial sequence includes these protein-coding regions:
- the PHP gene encoding PLANT HOMOLOGOUS TO PARAFIBROMIN (PLANT HOMOLOGOUS TO PARAFIBROMIN (PHP); CONTAINS InterPro DOMAIN/s: RNA polymerase II accessory factor, Cdc73 (InterPro:IPR007852); Has 502 Blast hits to 395 proteins in 198 species: Archae - 0; Bacteria - 0; Metazoa - 257; Fungi - 127; Plants - 42; Viruses - 0; Other Eukaryotes - 76 (source: NCBI BLink).), which codes for MDPLSVLKEFTIRGDIDKIERVGANYRFGSEYSFPCATETAYRSKSGSLYTLEALVHYVKNQQLKHGEYMQSTVKNSVPAVTLPDRKPLLDYLTGRVASSDSIDFLLLQQQNAQSQKQNEEYRPDQDNSAFVSRENAIADMEVEDFGKSGEDVDYIMLIRSNERPLKSRDAILQCKNRDFYSVLVNSTKREEERQRIESHQRKDGLVAKSRLMGAEERGIVGFSSGGGDDNGYDANPKSKLHFKAGKIGEGVPIILVPSAFQTLITIYNVKEFLEDGVYIPNDVKAKEMKGLKPDCITVQKKFSRDRERVVTAYEVRDKPSALKPDDWDRVVAVFVLGKDWQFKDWPFKDHVEIFNKIIGFFLRFEDDSIESAKTVKQWNVKIISISKNKRHQDRAAALEVWEKLEEFVRSRSHS
- a CDS encoding Bifunctional inhibitor/lipid-transfer protein/seed storage 2S albumin superfamily protein (Bifunctional inhibitor/lipid-transfer protein/seed storage 2S albumin superfamily protein; FUNCTIONS IN: lipid binding; INVOLVED IN: lipid transport; LOCATED IN: anchored to membrane; EXPRESSED IN: 14 plant structures; EXPRESSED DURING: 10 growth stages; CONTAINS InterPro DOMAIN/s: Bifunctional inhibitor/plant lipid transfer protein/seed storage (InterPro:IPR016140), Plant lipid transfer protein/seed storage/trypsin-alpha amylase inhibitor (InterPro:IPR003612), Plant lipid transfer protein/Par allergen (InterPro:IPR000528), Plant lipid transfer protein/hydrophobic protein, helical domain (InterPro:IPR013770); BEST Arabidopsis thaliana protein match is: Bifunctional inhibitor/lipid-transfer protein/seed storage 2S albumin superfamily protein (TAIR:AT4G14815.1); Has 1019 Blast hits to 1015 proteins in 49 species: Archae - 0; Bacteria - 4; Metazoa - 1; Fungi - 0; Plants - 1010; Viruses - 0; Other Eukaryotes - 4 (source: NCBI BLink).), with the translated sequence MKMEMGLVFLTVFMAVMSSTMVSAQSSCTNALISMSPCLNYITGNSTSPNQQCCNQLSRVVQSSPDCLCQVLNGGGSQLGINVNQTQALGLPRACNVQTPPVSRCNTGGGGGGSTSDSPAESPNSSGPGNGSKTVPVGEGDGPPSSDGSSIKFSFPLIAFFSAVSYMAIF
- a CDS encoding Bifunctional inhibitor/lipid-transfer protein/seed storage 2S albumin superfamily protein (Bifunctional inhibitor/lipid-transfer protein/seed storage 2S albumin superfamily protein; FUNCTIONS IN: lipid binding; INVOLVED IN: lipid transport; LOCATED IN: chloroplast envelope; EXPRESSED IN: 9 plant structures; EXPRESSED DURING: 4 anthesis, C globular stage, petal differentiation and expansion stage; CONTAINS InterPro DOMAIN/s: Bifunctional inhibitor/plant lipid transfer protein/seed storage (InterPro:IPR016140), Plant lipid transfer protein/seed storage/trypsin-alpha amylase inhibitor (InterPro:IPR003612); BEST Arabidopsis thaliana protein match is: Bifunctional inhibitor/lipid-transfer protein/seed storage 2S albumin superfamily protein (TAIR:AT1G05450.2); Has 884 Blast hits to 840 proteins in 101 species: Archae - 0; Bacteria - 84; Metazoa - 49; Fungi - 31; Plants - 622; Viruses - 18; Other Eukaryotes - 80 (source: NCBI BLink).), encoding MSKIISLVVAMIAVLALPIRGQQQPLSQCTPSMMTTVSPCMGFITNSSSNGTSPSSDCCNSLRSLTTGGMGCLCLIVTGTVPFNIPINRTTAVSLPRACNMPRVPLQCQANIAPAAAPGPAATFGPSMSPGPETDPIVPEPTPAAQTPQSDTTRPFTPSVDGGAPTSDDGGSTSRPSETPSSAYALSPSLLFFSIALVALKFY
- the PBD1 gene encoding 20S proteasome beta subunit D1 (20S proteasome beta subunit D1 (PBD1); FUNCTIONS IN: peptidase activity, endopeptidase activity, threonine-type endopeptidase activity; INVOLVED IN: ubiquitin-dependent protein catabolic process; LOCATED IN: proteasome core complex, proteasome complex, apoplast, plasma membrane, vacuole; EXPRESSED IN: 23 plant structures; EXPRESSED DURING: 13 growth stages; CONTAINS InterPro DOMAIN/s: Proteasome, beta-type subunit, conserved site (InterPro:IPR016050), Proteasome, subunit alpha/beta (InterPro:IPR001353); BEST Arabidopsis thaliana protein match is: 20S proteasome beta subunit D2 (TAIR:AT4G14800.1); Has 4110 Blast hits to 4110 proteins in 452 species: Archae - 623; Bacteria - 60; Metazoa - 1340; Fungi - 964; Plants - 536; Viruses - 0; Other Eukaryotes - 587 (source: NCBI BLink).); this encodes MECVFGLVGNGFAIVAADTSAVHSILLHKNNEDKIMVLDSHKLVAASGEPGDRVQFTEYVQKNVSLYKFRNGIPLTTAAAANFTRGELATALRKNPYSVNILMAGYDDESGASLYYIDYIATLHKVDKGAFGYGSYFSLSTMDRHYRSDMSVEEAIELVDKCILEIRSRLVVAPPNFVIKIVDKDGARDYAWRQSVKDVTTAVV
- the PAP85 gene encoding cupin family protein (PAP85; FUNCTIONS IN: nutrient reservoir activity; INVOLVED IN: biological_process unknown; LOCATED IN: plant-type cell wall; EXPRESSED IN: stem, seed; EXPRESSED DURING: seedling growth, seed development stages; CONTAINS InterPro DOMAIN/s: Cupin, RmlC-type (InterPro:IPR011051), Cupin 1 (InterPro:IPR006045), RmlC-like jelly roll fold (InterPro:IPR014710); BEST Arabidopsis thaliana protein match is: RmlC-like cupins superfamily protein (TAIR:AT4G36700.1); Has 886 Blast hits to 876 proteins in 129 species: Archae - 0; Bacteria - 2; Metazoa - 3; Fungi - 0; Plants - 826; Viruses - 0; Other Eukaryotes - 55 (source: NCBI BLink).), with the translated sequence MAITNKLIITLLLLISIAVVHCLSFRVEIDEFEPPQQGEQEGPRRRPGGGSGEGWEEESTNHPYHFRKRSFSDWFQSKEGFVRVLPKFTKHAPALFRGIENYRFSLVEMEPTTFFVPHHLDADAVFIVLQGKGVIEFVTDKTKESFHITKGDVVRIPSGVTNFITNTNQTVPLRLAQITVPVNNPGNYKDYFPAASQFQQSYFNGFTKEVLSTSFNVPEELLGRLVTRSKEIGQGIIRRISPDQIKELAEHATSPSNKHKAKKEKEEDKDLRTLWTPFNLFAIDPIYSNDFGHFHEAHPKNYNQLQDLHIAAAWANMTQGSLFLPHFNSKTTFVTFVENGCARFEMATPYKFQRGQQQWPGQGQEEEEDMSENVHKVVSRVCKGEVFIVPAGHPFTILSQDQDFIAVGFGIYATNSKRTFLAGEENLLSNLNPAATRVTFGVGSKVAEKLFTSQNYSYFAPTSRSQQQIPEKHKPSFQSILDFAGF